The following proteins are co-located in the Candidatus Methanoperedens sp. genome:
- a CDS encoding flippase — MSQLEKESLGKIMLKSSSLVFFALIITRFFGFLFNSLLTKTITQEEYGIYTFSWSIAQLGVGIMLLGIPPATAYYIAFNRGKGDLEKVKAYTKTGFILVIILVSVSLFGLVLINRLLPNLFSLNRELVMFLLLMFMIHGTGFFFSLVINGYRRPEVATIFAATTPIVSYLSLIILSYLGYGFYPILISIAASLAIQYVLSAAYVVKNWGFGGKFQSKLVKSLVVFGIPLIFMDVSNGLLYSSGIYIIKYYNNFADVGIFWAASMITGAMLIFPQAVISIFSPVVSELFGCGDRKKIEHLSSYIIERLLMFSLPLIAILMLFPEGILKIVFTKDYSSGATLVQILSISTFLTGIYLFFVYIIINSGNPRQNSKIMFVGAVSNVIFNIILVKYYGITGAGFASLISAAIILSISFRWARQNVKIIIYRDRTLKIIVSLALVLPFIYGIKILFTNLILAFILSFVVLITIYFTVLFLLKTFREEDEVMVKTVLGETKFSEFFINKLRKGIS, encoded by the coding sequence GTGTCACAACTGGAAAAAGAGTCGCTTGGGAAAATAATGCTGAAATCAAGCTCATTAGTATTCTTTGCATTAATTATTACTCGCTTTTTCGGATTTCTATTTAATTCCCTTCTCACCAAGACTATAACGCAGGAAGAATACGGGATTTACACTTTTTCATGGTCGATTGCCCAATTAGGCGTGGGGATAATGCTTCTTGGTATCCCACCTGCGACAGCTTATTATATAGCTTTCAATCGAGGAAAAGGAGATCTTGAAAAAGTCAAAGCCTACACGAAAACCGGGTTCATACTGGTAATAATTCTGGTTTCTGTTTCCCTGTTTGGGTTGGTTTTAATAAACAGGCTTCTTCCAAATCTATTCTCTTTAAACAGGGAACTTGTCATGTTCCTGCTCTTGATGTTCATGATCCATGGCACAGGTTTTTTTTTCAGCCTGGTCATAAACGGTTACAGAAGACCTGAAGTAGCAACCATATTTGCAGCGACTACACCGATTGTTTCCTATTTATCGCTGATAATCCTTTCTTACCTTGGATACGGGTTCTATCCGATACTGATAAGCATCGCAGCCTCCCTGGCTATCCAATATGTGCTATCCGCTGCATATGTGGTGAAGAACTGGGGATTTGGAGGTAAATTCCAGTCCAAATTGGTGAAAAGCCTGGTTGTGTTCGGGATTCCTTTGATTTTCATGGACGTTTCGAACGGGCTATTGTACTCTTCAGGGATTTATATCATCAAGTATTATAACAATTTCGCGGACGTAGGGATATTCTGGGCTGCGAGCATGATCACAGGTGCTATGCTCATATTTCCACAAGCTGTGATTTCCATATTCTCTCCGGTTGTGAGCGAGCTTTTTGGATGCGGGGACAGGAAAAAGATCGAACACCTGTCTTCCTATATCATAGAAAGGCTCTTGATGTTCTCTCTTCCTTTGATTGCTATTTTGATGCTGTTTCCCGAAGGGATACTGAAAATAGTTTTTACGAAAGATTATTCTTCAGGTGCTACGCTTGTGCAGATACTTTCAATCTCCACATTTTTAACAGGCATATATCTTTTTTTTGTCTACATTATAATCAACTCAGGAAATCCAAGGCAGAATTCCAAAATCATGTTCGTGGGTGCTGTCTCGAACGTGATCTTCAATATTATCCTTGTTAAATATTATGGTATAACCGGGGCAGGCTTTGCTTCTCTCATTTCCGCGGCCATCATTCTATCAATATCTTTCAGATGGGCGAGGCAGAATGTAAAAATAATTATCTACAGGGACAGGACCTTGAAGATCATAGTCTCCCTGGCTTTGGTTTTACCTTTTATCTACGGCATAAAAATACTTTTCACAAATTTAATTCTGGCTTTTATTCTATCATTTGTAGTTCTGATAACAATCTACTTTACAGTCCTCTTTTTATTAAAAACTTTCAGGGAAGAAGATGAAGTCATGGTCAAAACAGTCCTCGGTGAAACAAAGTTTAGTGAATTCTTTATAAATAAACTAAGAAAAGGAATTTCATGA
- the uvrA gene encoding excinuclease ABC subunit UvrA has product MSTDKIIIKGARVHNLKNIDLELPRNKLIVITGLSGSGKSSLAFDTLYAEGQRRYVESLSAYARQFLGQMDKPDVEYIEGLSPAISIEQKSTSKNPRSTVGTVTEIYDYLRLLYARIGRQHCPNCGSEITPQTLDQIVQRLMGLPDGTKIHVLAPLSRQRKGEYKQMFEDLASSGFSRVRVDGKTYELSREIVLNKQQKHDIDVIVDRLVIKKGIEERLSDSVATALKEGNGIVVVDMLDGKELLFSEHASCTKCGISFEPLEPNMFSFNSPRGACPACQGLGSTMEFDPDLIIPDKNKSLSQGAIEPWGYEHGYYYQMLASVAKHYGFSLDTPFSELKPEHVRVILHGGSEQIQFRYVPRERDGLWEHWSSFEGVIPHLARKYRESQSEEGRERIQQYMSIKPCTVCKGERLKPSSLAVTVGDKSIIATTRLSVKKALEFLDGLSFTEKEAIISKPIMKELRARLGFLMDVGLDYLTLERAAGTLSGGESQRIRLATQIGSSLVGVLYILDEPSIGLHQRDNARLIHMLTQLRDLGNTVIVVEHDEEMIRSADFIVDMGPGAGVHGGEVVVAGSLEDVIKCENCITGEYLSHKKVIAIPGKRRKPKGKITIVGASENNLKQIDVNIPLGVMTAVTGVSGSGKSTLVNDILYKALAQKFYNAKEKPGKHRGIVGQENIDKIIIIDQSPIGRTPRSNPSTYTGVFTPVRDLFARLPSSKARGYMPGRFSFNVKGGRCEACKGDGIITIEMHFLPDVYVPCEVCHGKRFNSETLEIAYKGKNISQVLDMTVEEALSFFENIPRIKRQLQTLFDVGLGYIRLGQPATTLSGGEAQRIKLSTELSKRSTGRTLYILDEPTTGLHFADIQKLLDMLSLLVDAGNSVVVIEHNLDVIKVADHIIDLGPEGGDNGGRIIAEGTPEKVARIEGSYTGYYLKKVLNV; this is encoded by the coding sequence ATGTCAACAGATAAAATCATCATCAAAGGGGCACGCGTCCACAATCTCAAGAACATCGACCTTGAGCTTCCGAGAAATAAACTGATCGTGATAACAGGGCTCTCGGGATCGGGCAAATCCTCGCTCGCCTTCGATACTCTCTATGCGGAAGGCCAGCGGCGATATGTTGAATCATTGTCCGCATATGCACGCCAGTTCCTGGGACAGATGGACAAACCCGATGTAGAGTACATCGAAGGTCTCTCCCCCGCCATCTCCATCGAACAGAAATCCACGAGCAAGAACCCGCGCTCCACAGTGGGCACAGTGACGGAGATATACGACTACCTGCGCTTGCTGTATGCCAGGATAGGAAGACAGCACTGTCCCAACTGCGGAAGCGAGATTACTCCACAGACCCTTGACCAGATCGTACAGAGACTTATGGGGCTTCCCGATGGTACAAAGATCCATGTGCTTGCACCACTCTCCAGACAGAGGAAAGGAGAATACAAACAGATGTTCGAGGACCTTGCAAGTTCGGGGTTCAGCCGCGTCAGGGTGGACGGCAAAACATACGAGCTTTCTCGGGAGATCGTTCTTAACAAGCAGCAGAAACATGATATTGATGTAATTGTTGACCGCCTGGTAATAAAAAAAGGAATAGAGGAGCGGCTCTCTGACTCTGTCGCTACTGCCCTCAAAGAGGGGAACGGCATTGTTGTGGTGGATATGCTCGACGGTAAGGAGCTTTTATTCAGCGAGCATGCCTCATGCACAAAGTGCGGTATAAGCTTTGAGCCTCTTGAACCCAATATGTTCTCTTTCAACAGCCCTCGCGGTGCATGTCCTGCCTGCCAGGGGCTCGGGAGCACGATGGAGTTCGATCCCGACCTCATAATACCGGATAAAAACAAATCCCTGAGCCAGGGAGCTATCGAGCCGTGGGGGTATGAGCATGGATACTATTACCAGATGCTCGCGTCAGTGGCAAAACACTACGGGTTCTCGCTTGACACGCCGTTCTCCGAACTGAAACCAGAGCATGTGCGCGTGATACTGCACGGTGGGAGCGAGCAAATCCAATTCAGGTATGTGCCACGTGAACGGGACGGGCTCTGGGAACACTGGAGCAGTTTTGAAGGGGTCATACCGCACCTTGCAAGAAAATACAGGGAATCCCAGTCAGAAGAAGGGAGGGAGAGAATCCAGCAATACATGAGCATCAAACCCTGCACCGTGTGTAAAGGTGAACGGCTCAAACCTTCAAGCCTGGCTGTCACGGTAGGGGATAAATCCATCATCGCCACCACCCGGCTCTCCGTGAAAAAGGCACTTGAGTTCCTTGACGGCCTCTCATTCACTGAAAAAGAGGCGATCATATCCAAACCCATTATGAAAGAGCTCAGGGCGAGGCTGGGATTCCTCATGGATGTGGGACTTGATTATCTCACTCTTGAGAGGGCGGCCGGCACGCTCTCGGGAGGGGAGAGCCAGAGGATCAGGCTTGCCACACAGATCGGATCCAGCCTCGTAGGCGTGCTTTACATCCTGGATGAACCCAGTATCGGCTTACACCAGCGGGATAATGCCAGACTGATACATATGCTCACCCAGCTTCGCGACCTTGGCAATACGGTCATAGTGGTCGAGCATGATGAAGAGATGATCCGCAGTGCGGATTTTATCGTGGATATGGGACCCGGAGCCGGAGTGCACGGTGGCGAAGTGGTGGTTGCCGGAAGCCTGGAAGATGTTATCAAATGCGAGAATTGCATTACAGGCGAATATCTGAGCCATAAGAAAGTGATAGCGATCCCTGGCAAGCGAAGAAAGCCAAAAGGTAAAATCACCATAGTGGGGGCAAGTGAGAATAACTTGAAACAGATAGATGTGAACATACCTCTTGGCGTGATGACCGCGGTCACCGGCGTTTCCGGTTCAGGTAAGAGCACGCTCGTTAACGATATTCTTTACAAAGCCCTGGCTCAGAAGTTCTATAATGCCAAAGAAAAGCCCGGGAAGCACAGGGGTATAGTCGGGCAGGAGAACATCGATAAGATCATAATTATAGACCAGTCCCCCATTGGGAGGACACCGCGTTCCAATCCTTCAACATACACGGGCGTTTTCACTCCCGTAAGGGATCTTTTCGCCAGGCTGCCTTCATCGAAAGCACGGGGTTATATGCCCGGGCGGTTCAGTTTCAACGTTAAAGGCGGGCGTTGCGAGGCATGCAAGGGGGACGGGATCATTACTATCGAGATGCATTTCCTCCCTGATGTGTATGTCCCGTGCGAGGTATGCCACGGGAAACGATTCAACAGCGAGACCCTCGAGATCGCATATAAGGGAAAGAACATCTCGCAGGTGCTTGACATGACGGTGGAGGAAGCGCTCTCGTTCTTTGAGAACATCCCCAGGATAAAACGCCAGCTTCAGACGCTTTTTGATGTGGGGCTCGGATATATCAGGCTGGGCCAGCCCGCCACCACCCTCTCGGGAGGGGAGGCGCAGCGCATCAAGCTTTCCACCGAATTGAGCAAAAGAAGTACGGGAAGGACGCTCTACATTCTTGATGAACCGACCACGGGTCTGCATTTCGCAGATATTCAGAAACTGCTCGACATGCTCTCCCTGCTTGTGGACGCTGGGAACAGCGTTGTGGTTATTGAGCACAACCTGGATGTCATAAAAGTGGCAGACCACATAATAGACCTGGGGCCGGAAGGAGGGGATAATGGCGGGAGGATTATTGCGGAGGGGACGCCTGAAAAAGTGGCGAGGATTGAGGGGTCTTATACGGGGTATTATCTGAAGAAAGTTTTAAATGTGTAA
- a CDS encoding antitoxin family protein produces MSEAIPAIYEDGKFKPLQKVNLPEHKHVHLILIPEEEATLLNSQKRELSKIVGIGRSGKTDVARKHDRYSLI; encoded by the coding sequence ATGTCCGAAGCAATACCTGCTATTTACGAAGATGGCAAGTTCAAACCACTTCAAAAAGTTAATCTTCCTGAGCATAAACACGTTCATCTTATACTGATACCAGAGGAAGAGGCTACGCTGCTGAATTCTCAGAAAAGGGAATTATCGAAGATAGTTGGCATAGGTAGAAGTGGTAAAACTGATGTTGCTCGAAAGCACGACAGATACAGCTTGATATAA
- the uvrC gene encoding excinuclease ABC subunit UvrC: MTKTTEDAKKLPDSPGVYIMKDKDDRVIYVGKAASLRDRVSQYFREQNSPKTRMMVANLEDIEYIATENEVEALVLESNLIKEHRPRYNVRLRDDKAYPFIKITNEEFPRICISRRREPDGAQYFGPYPSSKAVRELIRLASSFGIRRCKKKLPCPPCLNYHLKQCAAPCLGEVTKEEYLDIIKNVANFLKGRRSQLIHDLKEEMEKLSENQEYEAAAHIRDQINALEELSEKQRVNIPGQKEQDIIAFAVSGTLGNLQLFHISEGKLKGRDTFSLNTAGSDEAEVLSSFIEQYYQNIEPPEEIIIPVELTDEVVSRWLTEKGSKLKIPKNKVERGLMNLAQENARMLLNQKVLAESRDKNEPLLGLQKALGLPSPPSRIEAFDISNIGGTDATGSLVAFEKGEPDKKNYRRFKIKTIEGADDFAMMAEVVSRAYSRRKEEGKPMPDLILIDGGKGQLNAAISALEGIGLKLNTAALAKEFEYIFLPDRETPVVLPKDSPALQLLQRIRDEAHRFAIGYHRKLRGRRLDASWLDEIKGIGEKKKLVLLRYFGSVEELKKARLSDIERVPGIGKKDAMAVYEYFHGAINEKSGNADGMPQ; this comes from the coding sequence ATGACCAAAACCACCGAAGACGCAAAAAAACTCCCTGATTCCCCCGGCGTATACATAATGAAAGATAAAGATGACCGTGTCATCTATGTGGGAAAAGCCGCCTCGCTTCGGGACAGGGTGAGCCAGTATTTCAGGGAACAGAACTCCCCGAAAACCCGGATGATGGTGGCAAATCTCGAAGATATCGAGTACATAGCCACTGAGAACGAAGTCGAAGCCCTGGTGCTGGAATCCAATCTCATAAAAGAGCACAGGCCGCGGTATAACGTGCGCCTCAGGGACGACAAGGCTTACCCATTCATCAAGATAACAAATGAAGAATTCCCGCGCATCTGCATATCCCGGCGCCGCGAGCCTGACGGAGCGCAGTATTTTGGGCCTTACCCCAGTTCAAAGGCTGTGAGGGAACTTATTAGATTGGCTTCAAGCTTCGGCATCAGGCGGTGCAAGAAGAAACTTCCATGCCCCCCATGCCTCAACTATCACTTAAAACAATGCGCTGCTCCATGCCTCGGCGAAGTGACAAAAGAGGAATACCTGGATATCATCAAGAATGTGGCCAATTTCCTCAAGGGAAGGCGAAGCCAGCTTATCCATGACCTGAAGGAAGAAATGGAAAAGCTTTCAGAAAATCAGGAATATGAAGCTGCTGCGCATATCCGCGACCAGATCAATGCGCTGGAGGAACTGTCGGAAAAGCAGCGCGTGAACATTCCCGGACAGAAAGAGCAGGATATAATCGCATTTGCAGTTTCTGGAACCCTTGGAAACCTGCAGCTATTCCACATAAGCGAAGGTAAGCTCAAAGGGCGCGATACTTTTTCACTGAACACCGCAGGTTCAGATGAGGCTGAGGTGCTGTCAAGTTTTATCGAACAGTACTATCAGAATATCGAGCCGCCAGAAGAAATAATAATCCCCGTTGAACTCACGGACGAGGTCGTATCTCGCTGGCTCACCGAGAAGGGCTCGAAGCTCAAAATCCCGAAAAATAAGGTCGAGAGGGGATTGATGAACCTTGCGCAGGAGAATGCCCGGATGCTCCTGAACCAGAAGGTGCTTGCAGAAAGCAGGGATAAGAACGAACCGCTTCTGGGGCTGCAAAAAGCCCTTGGCCTGCCTTCGCCACCCTCAAGAATCGAAGCCTTCGACATCTCAAATATCGGGGGTACTGATGCAACAGGCTCTCTTGTGGCCTTCGAGAAAGGAGAGCCAGATAAGAAGAATTACAGGCGCTTCAAGATAAAGACGATAGAGGGCGCAGATGATTTTGCAATGATGGCTGAAGTCGTATCGCGCGCATATTCGCGAAGAAAGGAAGAGGGAAAACCAATGCCCGACCTGATATTGATCGACGGGGGAAAAGGACAGCTGAATGCCGCTATCTCCGCGCTGGAAGGGATTGGCCTGAAGCTCAATACAGCAGCGCTTGCCAAGGAGTTTGAGTATATTTTCCTTCCTGACAGGGAAACGCCTGTGGTGTTGCCAAAAGACTCACCTGCGCTTCAGTTATTGCAGAGAATCAGGGATGAAGCGCACAGGTTTGCAATTGGATATCACAGGAAACTGCGGGGAAGGAGACTTGATGCGTCCTGGCTGGATGAGATAAAAGGTATAGGGGAGAAAAAGAAATTGGTGCTCCTGCGGTATTTCGGGTCTGTTGAGGAACTTAAGAAAGCCAGGCTTTCGGATATCGAGAGGGTGCCGGGAATCGGGAAGAAGGACGCTATGGCGGTGTACGAGTATTTTCATGGGGCAATAAATGAAAAATCCGGCAATGCTGATGGCATGCCTCAATAA
- the trxB gene encoding thioredoxin-disulfide reductase — MVYDVIIIGGGPAGLTAGIYVKRAMMNALLLERTGIGGQIIITDLVENYPGFLEISGGDLGRKFEEQAQKFGLEMKSLAEVTGIEDRGSTKLVKTTDGDFETKTVIIATGTTPRKLGAKGELQFIGRGVSYCATCDGFFFRDKIVVVVGGGDSAITEAIFLTKMARQVYVVHRRDRLRAEKINQEHAFANPKISFVWDSVVEEIVGKQVVEKVMIRNVKTNAISEIKTDGVFIYVGLIPNTGFVDVEKDKGGFIVPYSGQATSIKGIFVAGDCRVTPLRQIATAVGDGAIAAVSAERYIEEL, encoded by the coding sequence ATGGTTTATGATGTTATCATAATAGGAGGAGGCCCGGCAGGTCTCACCGCAGGAATATATGTAAAACGTGCCATGATGAATGCGCTCCTTCTTGAAAGAACAGGAATTGGCGGCCAGATAATCATTACTGACCTTGTGGAGAACTACCCGGGTTTCCTTGAGATCTCAGGCGGTGACCTGGGACGGAAATTCGAGGAGCAGGCCCAGAAGTTCGGACTTGAAATGAAAAGCTTGGCCGAGGTTACCGGGATCGAGGACAGGGGGAGCACAAAGCTCGTCAAAACCACAGATGGCGATTTTGAAACCAAAACCGTGATAATAGCAACAGGCACGACGCCCAGGAAGCTGGGGGCAAAAGGAGAATTGCAGTTCATCGGGAGAGGGGTCTCCTATTGCGCCACTTGCGATGGGTTTTTCTTCAGGGACAAGATCGTTGTCGTGGTGGGCGGAGGGGATTCCGCGATCACTGAAGCAATATTCCTGACCAAGATGGCCAGGCAGGTGTATGTGGTCCACCGCAGGGACAGACTCCGCGCCGAGAAGATTAACCAGGAGCATGCCTTTGCGAATCCCAAGATAAGCTTCGTGTGGGACTCCGTGGTGGAGGAAATCGTGGGAAAACAGGTTGTGGAGAAGGTAATGATCAGGAACGTCAAGACCAATGCCATCTCTGAAATAAAAACGGACGGCGTGTTCATCTACGTGGGGCTTATTCCCAACACGGGCTTTGTGGACGTAGAAAAGGATAAGGGCGGATTCATAGTCCCATACTCGGGGCAGGCAACCTCCATCAAGGGTATTTTCGTGGCCGGGGATTGCAGGGTCACACCTCTGAGGCAGATCGCTACGGCTGTGGGTGATGGGGCGATCGCGGCAGTGTCGGCTGAGAGGTATATAGAGGAACTGTAG